Genomic segment of Paenalkalicoccus suaedae:
TACGAGGCTTAATCAACGATACATCCACTTCTTCGTATTCGAATTCCGGAGAAGCTGTTGCTTGATTAAACTTCGCCTTAGTAGTCTTTAGCCACTCTTCATCATTACGCTCAGGGAATTCTGGCTTATAGTGAGCGCCTCGGCTTTCGTTACGGTTTAACGCACCGATTGTAATAACACGGCCAAGGTTTAGCATCGAACGAAGCTGGCGAACAAACATAGCACTTTGGTTCGTCCACTTCGCTGTATCAGCGAGGTTAATATTCTTAAATCGCTCTAAAAGCTCGACGATTTTATCATCTGTTTCTTGTAGCTTTTTATTCTCACGAACAACCGTTACGTTCTCTGTCATGAGAGTACCTAGTTCTTTGTGAATCTCAAACGCGTTTTCTGTACCATTCATTTGTAGGATTTCATCAAAGAACGCTTGATCCTCTCTTACTTGGCGATCAAAGATCTCGTCTGACATATCTTCAGCAGCTGTCTCTAAACCATTAATGTAGTTAACTGCATTTGGTCCAGCTACCATACCGCCATAGATAGATGATAGTAAGGAGTTTGCTCCTAAACGGTTTGCACCGTGGATTGAATAATCAACCTCTCCTGCTGCAAATAGACCAGGAATGTTAGTCATTTGATCGTAGTCTACCCATAGTCCGCCCATTGAATAGTGAACCGCTGGGAAGATCTTCATCGGTACTTTACGTGGGTCATCACCCATGAACTTCTCATAGATTTCCATGATTCCGCCAAGCTTAATATCAAGCTCTTTAGGGTCTTTATGAGATAGGTCAAGGTACACCATGTTTTCCCCATTAATACCACGCTTTAAATCTACGCAGACGTGGAAAATCTCGCGAGTCGCGATATCACGTGGTACGAGGTTACCGTAAGCAGGATATTTTTCCTCAAGGAAGTACCACGGCTTACCGTTTTCATCGTAAGTCCAAACTCGACCACCTTCACCACGAGCAGACTCACTCATAAGACGAAGCTTGTCGTCTCCAGGAATCGCTGTTGGGTGAATTTGAATGAACTCTCCATTTGCATAATAAACACCTTGCTCGTAAACGGCAGCAGCCGCATAGCCAGTGTTGATCATGGAGTTTGTCGATTTACCAAATACGATACCAGGTCCACCAGTCGCCATAATAACAGCGTCTGCGCGGAACGGATGAATTTCAGAAGAATTTAAGTTTTGAGCAGTAATTCCACGACAAGAACCCTCATCATCAAGGATTGCGTGTAGGAATTCCCAGCCTTCATATTTTGTTACTAATCCGCTTGCTTCATGACGGCGAACTTGCTCATCAAGCGCGTATAGTAATTGCTGACCAGTTGTTGCACCTGCATATGCAGTACGGTGATGCTGAGTACCACCAAAACGACGAAGGGATAAAAGACCTTCAGGCGTTCGGTTAAACATAACACCCATTCTATCTAATAAGTGAATAATTTCTGGTGCTGCATCACACATTGCTTTAACAGGAGGTTGGTTTGCTAAAAAGTCTCCACCATAAACGGAATCATCAAAGTGCTCCCATGTAGAGTCTCCTTCACCCATTGTGTTAAGTGCACCGTTAATTCCGCCCTGCGCACAAACAGAATGCGAGCGTTTTACCGGTACGATTGAAAATAAATCAACGTGCATGCCTTTTTCTGCTGCTTTGATTGTTGCCATGAGGCCTGCTAAACCGCCACCTACAACAATCACTCTACCTTTACTCATATGCTGACACTCCTTCTCTTAGGCTAAACGCCGATTCCTGCAAATGCTAGAATTGCTCTTACACCAATAAACGTTAGGACTACGAAAACACCCATTGAAACGTAGCTTGAAATTTGCTGTGAACGTGGTGATACAGTGATTCCCCATGAAATAAAGAATGACCATAAACCGTTTGCAAAGTGGAACGTAGTAGCGGTGATACCAATGATATAAAGAATAAGTGCAAGTGGATTCTCCACGATCTCAGCCATCATATTGAAATTGACTTCAGCACCAAACATCTTTGCTATACGCGTCTCCCACACGTGCCATGTAACGAAAATAAGGACGATTACACCAGAGATTCGTTGAAGGCGGAACATCCAGTTTCGGAAATAGCTAAAGGAGGAAGTATTATTCTTTGCTTGAAAGGCAATGTATAAGCCATATACAGCGTGGAATATTAATGGAAGAAAAATAAGTCCGATTTCAAGGGCATATAGGAATGGAAGTGACTCCATGAATCCTGCTGCGCGATTGAATTCCTCTTCACCTCTTGTTGCGAAGTAGTTGACCATAAAATGGACAAGGATGAAGCCTCCTAGTGGAACGACCCCTAGTAGTGAGTGAAGCCTGCGGTAAAAAAACTCTCGATTGTTAGACATCTGCCTTTCCTCCTAAAACAATGATTTCTGTAAGTAGTGGTTGATACATTCGTGCATAGTTCCCCTCTTCACACTCTCACTCGGATGCGCTTACTTTTTGTCGTCTGGTGGAAACGTGGGAAGGTTTTTGACATCTATTATTCTACTCTTCCCATTGCTCTGCGTCAAGAAAGCGTTACCACCATTTTACTTTGTTAGGAAAGCGTTTAGAGTTGAACAATCTTACTAATATTCTGATTAAAGTATATCATGCCTTGGGGATAAAATGGATAATTCTGCTTACAAAATATGATTTTCTCGTTTTAAAACAAAAAAAGAGGGAAAGTAGATGAGTTCTACTTTCCCTAAAAGCATGAAAAACATTGTGCATAGATACACACGCTATTTTCTTACAATAATCATTAGCCAATGATAATGCGCTCCGTTGGAAACTTGTAATGCGTCGACTTCTCTTTACCACGGATCGAGAATAGGAAGGCAACAAGGCCCACGCGACCCACGAGCATTAAAAACATCAGCGTTATTTGACTAGGTAACGACAGATCGCCTGTGATTCCCATCGACAGTCCGCACGTTCCGAAGGCAGAGCTCGCCTCAAAGATAATCGCCATCAGCTCGAACTGCCCACTATGCTCGAATGCAGAAATTAAAATAATCGCGCCAAACAGACCGATTGCAAAAACTGATAAGACAATAAATGCTTTTTGACGATCCTCTGGGTGTACCTCGCGACCGAATACTTTTACATCACTGCGACCCTGTGCAAAGCTTCGGATCGTAAGGAACATGACGGCAAGCGTGGTCGTTCGAATTCCCCCACCCACACTGGATGGACTCGCGCCAATAATCATCAGTCCTGAAAGTAACAAAAGACTAGCAAGTGTTAAATCCGACATCTCCATAATAGAGAGACCTCCAGATCTTGCTGTCGCCGAGTTGAACATGGAAAAGAATAATTGTTGATGCCATGGCATGCCAGAATAGTAGTTTTGGAATTCTGTTAACCATAGTCCTACTACACCGATTAAGAAAACAATAAAATACGTTGTTGTTGTAATTTTTGTGAACAAACTAAATCGAAACTGAGGATTGTTTTTTGAGAAGTATTCTCTAAGCTCCATCAATACTGGAAAACCAATCGCACCTGCAAAGATTAATAGGATCGTTAATAATTGCACGAAATAATCATCTGCGAACGGGACAAGAGATTGGCCCGTTATATCAAATCCCGCATTTGTAAACGCAGACAATGCTCCAAAAGCCCCTTGGTAGTAAGCTTCTGCAGCGGTATCAAAGTAGTTTAAATAGTATGTACCTAAAATGAAGGCACCAATAAGTTCGATCCCAAGAGCAACGGATAAAATCCCTCTCATGAGTTTTACTAATCCAGAAAATGAAATTTGATTTTGGTCAACCATGATAAGCATTCTTTGCGAAAGTGGAATTTTACGTCCAAGAATCATCCAAATGAACGTCCCTAGCGTCATTACGCCAATTCCACCTAGCTGAATTGCGAGCGCAAGAAAAAAGATTCCGATGCCACTAAACGTCTCCGAAACATTAAAAACGGTTAGTCCAGTTACACTCACGGCACTAACAGCCGTAAAGAGAGCATCCGAATAGCTAATCGACACGCCAGATTGTGTCGAAAATGGGAGAAACAATAAAATACTAAAAACAAACATCGCTAAAATATATGAGATGACAATAATCCTAAAAGGACTTAAAAATGTCGTAAGCTTCATAAACTGCCACCTTACCTCTTCGTGATTTCGCGGTTAAGTATACCATGTGCTAAATTCTAAAACCATATGTATTTTATACGCGACTACGCCTTCTTTGGGTTTCATTTATGATAGACTATATAAATAGTTTATCGCATAAGACGGAGGAGACGCATGTCAAAAACGAATGAGTACAGCTACGACTTATTTCGCCACGAGCTTTTACCAGAACTATTAGGCGAAGATGAAGAAATTATTCTTTATTGGGCAGGAAAAGCCCTTGCACGTAAAAAGCATGAAGAAATTGAAACAGATGGACTTGCTACTTTTTTTGAAAAAGCAAGCTTCGGTGCACTCACTCTTTTAAAAGAAAAACGAAGTGAACGCATCTATGAATTAACGACCAATGACTATCAACCGAAACGACCTTTTTCTCTCGAGGCTGGCTTTTTAGCGCAGCTAACAGAGCTTGAAATGGACTTACTTGCGGAAGCGACCTATGAAGTTAAAAAGAAAAAACCAACGTGTCTGCACATCACTGTGAGATGGGACAAAAAAGATCCTTCTTCGATGAGAGAAGACGCGTAAAATGAGGAAAAGTAGGAGCTGGGACAAAGAGAATTATTTTGTCCTAGCTTTTTTTGTGCTGGGTGAGGGGCTGTGATTAGTGGGAGTGCGGATTGGTTATCCGGTAAAAAGCTCCGGTTATCCGCTTTTGCCCTTCAGTTATCCGGAAACAGGCTCCGGTTATCCGCTTTTCTCCCTCAGTTATCCGGAAAAGCACTCCGATTATCCGCTTTTGCCCTTCAGTTATCCGAAAACAGGCTCCGGTTATCCGCTTTAGCCCCTTCATTATCCGGAAACTTCCTCCGATTATCCGCTTTAGCCCCTTCATTATCCGGAAACTTCCTCCGATTATCCACTTTTACTCCCTCATTATCCGGAAAGCTGCTCCGATTATCCGTTTTTACTCCCACATTATCCGAAAATAGCCCTCCATTATCCACTTTCACTCTGAATTCCTTCCCCCCATCATAAACAAAAGAGACCAAGACAAAGTAAAAACACTTTTGTCTCAGCCTCTACTCTATTATCGACCAAAGCCCTCTATCTACTTGTTACGCTTTTGCCGCTTCAATCTTTTCCTTCTCTTTTGCATCCAATTCAAATGATGTATGCAGTGCTTCAGAAGCACGGATCATATCTTCCTCAGGAACAACTGCAGATACGGCAATCTCAGACGTACTAACCATTTTAATCGCCACTTGTTCACTTGCTAGTACCTTAAACATATTAGCAGCTACACCAGGGTTACTAATCATGCCAGATCCTACAATCGACACTTTAGCGAGCGAGCTCTCATGACGGATTTCGCTATAGCAAAGGGATGCTTTCTCTCTGTGAATAAGATCTAACGTTTTCCCTAGATTCGAGCTATCAATAGAGAATGATACATTGATGCCATGGTCAGAGGTCATCTGCTGAATAATAATATCTACGTTAATATTCGCATCCGCTAACAGCGTAAATAAATTAGACATCGTATCAAATTGATCAGGTAACCGTTCCACCGTTACCTTCGTAATATTTTTTTCAAATGCTAGTCCTCGCACTACGAGATTTTGCTCCATCGATGCTTCCTCCTCTACATATGTTCCTTCCACTTCTTCCATACTAGATCGTACAACTAACGTTACGTTATAGTTCTTCGCAAACTCAACCGCCCGAGGGTGCAATACTCCAGCCCCTAAATTCGCAAGCTCTAACATCTCATCATACGAGATACTCGCTAACTGACGTGCCTTTTTGACGAAACGAGGGTCGGCTGTATAAACACCTGTTACATCGGTGTAAATCGAGCAAGATTCTGCGTCCAATGCCGCTGCTAATGCAACCGCAGTTGTATCTGAGCCACCACGACCGAGCGTCGTAATATTGCCATCTTCACTTACTCCCTGGAAGCCTGCGACGAGAACTGCTTTCCCATCATTTAAGTGCTTTTGCATCTTATCGGTACGAATATCGGTGATACGTGCATCCTGATGATTTTCTTCCGTAATAATGCCAGCCTGCCAGCCAGTAAGGGAAACGGCGTCTACACCAATTTCTTTTAGTGCCATCACGACAAGAGAAATGGTCACTTGCTCACCTGTTGCGAGAAGCATGTCCATCTCACGAGGATCTGGATTATCCGTAATATCATTCGCTAGATCAACTAATGCATCTGTTGATTTACCCATGGCAGAAACTACGGTAACAACCTTCTCCCCTCGGTCCATACGTTCCTTAATACGTTCAGCTACCCTTTTGATCTTTTGTACATCTCCTACAGAAGTACCGCCAAACTTCTGAACGATCGTTGTCAATGTGAACTCCTCCTTCGTAAAATCCAACCTTCGCATCATACATTCCTGTTTTTCTAGTGCTAGAAACCTGTTTTTGGTTTAAACACGCACCTTTTAAGCCTAGCAAAAAGAGCCTGCTATGACAAACAGGCTCTCCGGTTATTTTTGGGTTTCTTCGTTCATAGCGTCGAGTAAGCTCTTCGCAACGGACGAAGGGATGCCTACTCGCTCGATTTCTTCCTGTGACGCCTCTTTAAGACGTTTTAACGAACCAAACTCTTTCAATAACGCTCGCTTTCTCTTTTCGCCAATTCCATCGACGTGATCGAGAAGGGAGGTAAACACATTTTTCTTCCGAACATTGCGGTGAAAGGAAATAGCGAAGCGGTGCACTTCATCTTGAATTCGTTGCAGGAGATAAAATTCTTCGCTCGTTTTCTTTAATGGCACGATAACAGGGGGATCCCCCATCATCAGCTGAGACGTTCGGTGCTTATCATCCTTCGCTAACCCACAAACAGGAATGGATAGACCAAGCTCATCCTCTAATACTTCTTGTGCAGCGGAGATTTGGCCCTTACCACCATCAATGACGATAAGGTCAGGTAGTGGTTGCTCCTCCTTCAAGAGACGTAAATACCTGCGTCTCACTACTTCTCGCATGGAGCCGTAGTCATCAGGTCCTTCTACCGTCTTAATTTTGTACTTTCGATAATTCGTTTTATCCGGCTTCCCATCAACAAACGACACCATCGCAGATACAGGATCCACACCTTGAATGTTAGAGTTATCAAACGCCTCAATACGATACGGAGCATCAATCCCCATCGCTTGCCCTAGACGTTCGACGGCTTTCACAGTGCGTTCTTCATCACGTTCGATCAGCTGGAACTTCTGCTGTAAAGCAAGTTTTGCATTTTTCGTTGCCAGCTCCACGAGCTCCTTCTTCTGACCACGCTGAGGCTGAATGACTTTCGTATTTAAAAACGACGCAACAATCTCTGGATCCGCCTGCTTTGGAATAAAGATTTCTTTCGGCTTCGCATGCTGATCATCCAAATAAAATTGCCCTAGGAACGTGTAAAAGTCTTCATCTGGATCTTGATAAGTCGGGAACATCGTGACATCTCTCTCGATCAGTTTCCCTTGGCGCACAAAGAAGACCTGCACGCACATCCACCCTTTATCCACGTGATACCCAAACACATCGCGATTCGTTTGATCCGTCATCGTCATCTTTTGCTTTTCCATGACGGCCTCAATGTGTTGCACCTGATCACGGTATTCCTTCGCTCGTTCAAAGTCCATCGCTTCCGATGCTTCAAACATTTTCTTCGTAATATCCTCTTTTACTTCTTTATGTCCTCCGTTTAAAAAACGCGTAATGTCCATAACAAGCTTCTGATTCGTTTCTTTCGTAACCTCGAATTCACATGGAGCTAAGCACTGACCGATGTGATAATACAGGCACACTCGGTCTGGCATCGTGCGACATTTCCTCAGCGGATAAAGTCGATCAAGTAGCTTTTTCGTCTCATTTGCCGCCTGCGCATTCGGGTACGGCCCAAAATATTTAGCCCCGTCCTTATTTACCCGTCTTGTCGTGATGAGCCTAGGGTGTGCTTCATTCGTTATTTTGAGGAAAGGATATGTTTTATCGTCTTTTAGTAAAATATTATAGCGAGGCTCATATTTTTTGATGAGATTTTGCTCTAAGACCAGTGCCTCCAAGTCTGAAGAGGTCACAATATATTCAAAGTCACGTATTTCACTCACTAGCCGCTGCGTTTTTGTATCGTGCGACCCTGTGAAGTACGAGCGCACTCGATTTTTTAGCGTTTTGGCTTTCCCTACATAAATAATCTGATCATGCTTATTTTTCATTAAATAGCATCCTGGTTGCCCCGGTAAAATTGCTAGCTTATTGCGGATGTTTTCCACCAAACTCCTCCTTTTCTCTTTATTTTTTGGCAGAAAATATGGGTAAAGTCTTTAAAAAATGGCGCCATGACATTACGCGTCATGACACCATTATATCCATTGTTTATCTACTTTTTACAGGTGCTTGTTTAGTGTTTCTGCAAGTGCTTCTTTTGGTTGGAAGCCGACGATTTGGTCAACAACTTCGCCATCCTTGAATACTAGAAGCGTTGGGATGCTCATTACGCCAAACTTGCTTGCAGTTTCTTGGTTCTCGTCTACATCAAGCTTTACGATCTTCACTTGGTAACCCATGTCTCCGTCTAACTCTTCAAGTACAGGAGCGATCATCTTACAAGGTCCACACCAAGGTGCCCAAAAGTCTGCTAATACAACACCATTACCAGTTTGTTCTGCGAAAGTCTGATCTGTTACATTTGTAATTGCCATTGTTAAAACTCCTCCTTATATCTTTCCTCATGTATGCTTGATTTCACATATTGAATTATACAACACGAAGCAAGAAAAGAAAAACACTCTGCTTCCTGCTTCTTAGACAGTAACGTAATAATTGGTAAAGTGCAAAATAACTGCTCACGAAGATGAAATGCGTTCAGTTTTACTAGCTTTTGCGGATTGTAAGGTGATTATACGGGGTTTATCTATGGTGATTGGGTTAAAAGGGAGTGGTAATAGAGTTGTTTTGCTCGTATTGGGGTAGTTATGTTCCGCATGCTTTAGTTATGTGCTTTATTGGAGTGGTTATGTTCCCTATTAAGATTTTATGTTCCGCATTTCAAAGTTATGGATTTCTCCTACCTTTTGCACAGAGATATGTGCCTTATCTCAAAGTTATGTTCCTTATTCTGTTTTTATGTGCCTCATTCTAAAGTTATGGACTTCTATGTTTGAATGCGCGCACGAAAGATAGCATGCGCGAAGAGCCACTGTATTCTAAAGCATGTTGCATAGAGTTATGTGCCTTATCCCAAAGTTATGTTCCTTATTCAAAGAATAAAGACTTCTCTTACTTGAATGTGCGCATGAAAAATCTCATGCGCACATCGCCACTGTATTCTAAGCAGAGACAGCATTTCTCACAGATAAGTCCAAAATAAAAAAACGCAGAGAGGGCATTCACTCCCCCGCCCTGCGCAAATCATTAAACGAGTACTTTTTTAAATTCGTCCGTGAGCTTTGGTAGTACATCAAATAGGTCGCCTACGATTCCGTAGTCTGCAATTTGGAAGATCTCTGCTTCTGGATCCTTATTGATCGCAACGATAATCTTCGAGTTAGACATTCCAGCAACGTGCTGGATTGCTCCGCTGATACCTACAGCGATATATAAATCTGGTGTAACAACTTTACCTGTTTGCCCGATTTGGAGAGCGTAGTCGCAGTATTCTGCGTCACACGCTCCACGAGAAGCTCCAACTGCTCCACCTAATACGTCAGCAAGCTCTTCTAAAATGCCGAAGTTATCTCCGCTTTTTAGACCGCGTCCGCCAGCTACGATAACATTCGCTTCCGATAAATCAACGCCTGACGTTGTGTTCTTCACGATATCTTTGATAATCGTTTGTAGGTTCTTCACATCAACGTCTATCTTTGAAACGTCACCTGTTCGGGAAGTATCCTGCTCAAGTGATGCAATGTTGTTTGGACGGACCGTAACCATCGTTAGCCCATCTTCGACCTCAATTTTCTCAAATGCTTTACCGGAGTAGATTGGTCGAATGAAGACTGGACCGTCTTCGATTGCGACTGCGTCTGAGATTAGTCCAGAGCCAACCTTACTTGCGAGCTTAGGCATGATATCGCGGCCGATTGCCGTATGCCCCATCACAATTCCTTCTGGATTTTCTTCGGAAATAACTTCTTGAAGTGCCTGTGAGTAGCCTTCAGGAGTATACTCTTTTAAGTGAGGATGCTCGACTACGACAACGCGATCCGCGCCATACGCATATAGCTCAGATGCGACATCTGTAATGTTTGCTCCGAGTACGACTCCAACTACTTCTGCCGCGTCGTCGATTAATTTTGCTGCTGCGATCGCCTCAAAGGATACTTGACGAAACGCGCCGTCTTTTACTTCACCTATAACAAGAACTTTTGACATTCGTAGCTCCCCCTTTAAATTACTTTCGCTTCATTTTTTAGTAGTGTAACGAGCTCTTGTACTTGCGTATCAAGATCACCCTCAAGAATTTTACCCGCTTGCTTCTCAGGTGGTAGGTAACGTTCAATGACAGACGTTTTCGCCTCTACATCGTCTTCATCTAAGTCAAGATCATCTAAATCTAGCGTTTCTAGAGGCTTTTTCTTCGCCTTCATAATTCCTGGTAACGATGGATAGCGTGGCTCGTTTAGGCCTTGTTGCGCTGTAACAAGGACAGGTAGTGGTACTTCTACCATCATCTGATCGCCTTCCACATCCTTCTCGATCTTTGCTACACCATCTTCGATTTCAAGCTTTGTAATAGATGTCACATAGTTGATTCCTAGTTGATCCGCGACACGAGGACCAATTTGACCAGAGCCACCGTCAACGGCAATGTTCCCACCTAAAATAATATCTACTTCTTGTGTTTTAAAATATGCAGTAAGCATCGCCTGCGTTGTAAACTGATCTTTATCTTCTACGTCCTCGGAGTCTAGCAGTACGGCTTTATCGGCACCCATTGCGAGCGCTGTACGGAGCTGCTTCTCTGCTTCTTCTTCCCCTACTGTCACGACCGTTACTTCACCACCGTGCTCATCGCGCAGTGTGATTGCTTCTTCAACGGCATATTCATCATATGGGTTAATGATGAATTCAGCACCGTCTTCGTCTATTTTTCCGTTCTTAATCGAGATTTTTTCCTCTGTATCAAATGTTCGCTTTAAGATAACAAAAATGTTCATGCTTTACCCCTCCTGGATAAGTTAAGTGGTTAAACGCTTTCATTTCCATTTATAATAGAAGCTGCACAAGGCAGCTTAACTATTTCTTATTAAACGTTGGCTTTCGTTTTTCTAAAAAGGCTTGAATACCCTCTTTTGCATCTCGCTTGTCAAAGACGTTGCCGAAATACACCGCTTCCTTCTCTTGCCCTCGCTCTAACGGCTCACGATCAGCAATAGCCAATAGCTCCATCGAATATTCCACGGTTAGGCGACTTTTAGCTGCTATCTTATGTGCCAAAGCTAGAGCCTCATCTAGCACATTCTCTTCTTCGACAGCACGGTTGACGAGACCTAGTCGCGCGCCTTCCTCTCCGGAAATCGAATCAGAAGTGAGTAGAAGCTCCATTGCTTTTGATTGGCCGATTAGTCTAGGTAAGCGTTGCGTTCCAGCAAATCCGGGAATTAGTCCAAGTGTTAGCTCTGGCAATCCAAGCTTTGCGTTCGTTGCTGCAACTCGCAGGTGACAGGCCATGGCAAGCTCTAATCCGCCTCCAAGCGCTGCGCCGTGAATAGCCGCAATAACAGGGATCGTGCCTGTCTCAATGGAACGGAAAATTCGTTGACCGTCGAGACCTAGTGTCTGAAAATCGTCTCCGTGCTTCACGTCCGTAAATTCTTTAATGTCAGCTCCGGCCGCAAAAAATCTACCTTCCCCGTGGATGACAATAGCGTATACGTCACCAGACTCTGTTAACTCTTCGACTGCTTTCCCGATCTCTTGAATCATGCCTTGTGACAGAGCGTTTGCTGGAGCGTTATCTAATGTGATAATACCAACCTTGTCATCTGTCTTGAGCCTTACATATTGATAGGCTTCCATTACTATCACTCACCTTTTTAATTATGTAGCTTTTGCTAATCCCTTTAACAAAAACGCATGTATGCTTGCTGCAAGAGGAGCTAGCTCATAGCGGTGATCCTTCATAACCCAGTTTGTTACGACCTCATCAATCGCCCCAAAGATGAGCTGTCTCACGATTCGAACGTCTAAGTCTGTATCGAAGAGTCCGTTTTCCTGCCCTTCTAAAATGACAGAATCAATGAGCTTCAAGTAGCCCTTTAACACTTCGTTGACTCGTAGTCGAATCGAAATATTGGACTGCCTTAGCTCTAACTGTGTGACAAGCGCTAAGTCATGATCTTTCTCCAGCTGCTTTAAGTGCATTTCAATGAGGATAAAAAGCTTTTGCTTCGTTGACTCCTCTTTTTCCATCGTCTCTTTAATGTGTCCGACAAAGGAACCCATCTTCTCTTCAAAGAGCGAGATTAAAATGTCCTCTTTATTTTTAAAGTAGAGATAGATGG
This window contains:
- the uvrC gene encoding excinuclease ABC subunit UvrC; amino-acid sequence: MVENIRNKLAILPGQPGCYLMKNKHDQIIYVGKAKTLKNRVRSYFTGSHDTKTQRLVSEIRDFEYIVTSSDLEALVLEQNLIKKYEPRYNILLKDDKTYPFLKITNEAHPRLITTRRVNKDGAKYFGPYPNAQAANETKKLLDRLYPLRKCRTMPDRVCLYYHIGQCLAPCEFEVTKETNQKLVMDITRFLNGGHKEVKEDITKKMFEASEAMDFERAKEYRDQVQHIEAVMEKQKMTMTDQTNRDVFGYHVDKGWMCVQVFFVRQGKLIERDVTMFPTYQDPDEDFYTFLGQFYLDDQHAKPKEIFIPKQADPEIVASFLNTKVIQPQRGQKKELVELATKNAKLALQQKFQLIERDEERTVKAVERLGQAMGIDAPYRIEAFDNSNIQGVDPVSAMVSFVDGKPDKTNYRKYKIKTVEGPDDYGSMREVVRRRYLRLLKEEQPLPDLIVIDGGKGQISAAQEVLEDELGLSIPVCGLAKDDKHRTSQLMMGDPPVIVPLKKTSEEFYLLQRIQDEVHRFAISFHRNVRKKNVFTSLLDHVDGIGEKRKRALLKEFGSLKRLKEASQEEIERVGIPSSVAKSLLDAMNEETQK
- the sdhA gene encoding succinate dehydrogenase flavoprotein subunit; this encodes MSKGRVIVVGGGLAGLMATIKAAEKGMHVDLFSIVPVKRSHSVCAQGGINGALNTMGEGDSTWEHFDDSVYGGDFLANQPPVKAMCDAAPEIIHLLDRMGVMFNRTPEGLLSLRRFGGTQHHRTAYAGATTGQQLLYALDEQVRRHEASGLVTKYEGWEFLHAILDDEGSCRGITAQNLNSSEIHPFRADAVIMATGGPGIVFGKSTNSMINTGYAAAAVYEQGVYYANGEFIQIHPTAIPGDDKLRLMSESARGEGGRVWTYDENGKPWYFLEEKYPAYGNLVPRDIATREIFHVCVDLKRGINGENMVYLDLSHKDPKELDIKLGGIMEIYEKFMGDDPRKVPMKIFPAVHYSMGGLWVDYDQMTNIPGLFAAGEVDYSIHGANRLGANSLLSSIYGGMVAGPNAVNYINGLETAAEDMSDEIFDRQVREDQAFFDEILQMNGTENAFEIHKELGTLMTENVTVVRENKKLQETDDKIVELLERFKNINLADTAKWTNQSAMFVRQLRSMLNLGRVITIGALNRNESRGAHYKPEFPERNDEEWLKTTKAKFNQATASPEFEYEEVDVSLIKPRKRDYTSKKKAGEKA
- a CDS encoding DUF2507 domain-containing protein; translation: MSKTNEYSYDLFRHELLPELLGEDEEIILYWAGKALARKKHEEIETDGLATFFEKASFGALTLLKEKRSERIYELTTNDYQPKRPFSLEAGFLAQLTELEMDLLAEATYEVKKKKPTCLHITVRWDKKDPSSMREDA
- a CDS encoding electron transfer flavoprotein subunit alpha/FixB family protein; translation: MSKVLVIGEVKDGAFRQVSFEAIAAAKLIDDAAEVVGVVLGANITDVASELYAYGADRVVVVEHPHLKEYTPEGYSQALQEVISEENPEGIVMGHTAIGRDIMPKLASKVGSGLISDAVAIEDGPVFIRPIYSGKAFEKIEVEDGLTMVTVRPNNIASLEQDTSRTGDVSKIDVDVKNLQTIIKDIVKNTTSGVDLSEANVIVAGGRGLKSGDNFGILEELADVLGGAVGASRGACDAEYCDYALQIGQTGKVVTPDLYIAVGISGAIQHVAGMSNSKIIVAINKDPEAEIFQIADYGIVGDLFDVLPKLTDEFKKVLV
- a CDS encoding aspartate kinase; this translates as MTTIVQKFGGTSVGDVQKIKRVAERIKERMDRGEKVVTVVSAMGKSTDALVDLANDITDNPDPREMDMLLATGEQVTISLVVMALKEIGVDAVSLTGWQAGIITEENHQDARITDIRTDKMQKHLNDGKAVLVAGFQGVSEDGNITTLGRGGSDTTAVALAAALDAESCSIYTDVTGVYTADPRFVKKARQLASISYDEMLELANLGAGVLHPRAVEFAKNYNVTLVVRSSMEEVEGTYVEEEASMEQNLVVRGLAFEKNITKVTVERLPDQFDTMSNLFTLLADANINVDIIIQQMTSDHGINVSFSIDSSNLGKTLDLIHREKASLCYSEIRHESSLAKVSIVGSGMISNPGVAANMFKVLASEQVAIKMVSTSEIAVSAVVPEEDMIRASEALHTSFELDAKEKEKIEAAKA
- a CDS encoding succinate dehydrogenase cytochrome b558 subunit, which gives rise to MSNNREFFYRRLHSLLGVVPLGGFILVHFMVNYFATRGEEEFNRAAGFMESLPFLYALEIGLIFLPLIFHAVYGLYIAFQAKNNTSSFSYFRNWMFRLQRISGVIVLIFVTWHVWETRIAKMFGAEVNFNMMAEIVENPLALILYIIGITATTFHFANGLWSFFISWGITVSPRSQQISSYVSMGVFVVLTFIGVRAILAFAGIGV
- the trxA gene encoding thioredoxin, producing MAITNVTDQTFAEQTGNGVVLADFWAPWCGPCKMIAPVLEELDGDMGYQVKIVKLDVDENQETASKFGVMSIPTLLVFKDGEVVDQIVGFQPKEALAETLNKHL
- a CDS encoding TrkH family potassium uptake protein, whose protein sequence is MKLTTFLSPFRIIVISYILAMFVFSILLFLPFSTQSGVSISYSDALFTAVSAVSVTGLTVFNVSETFSGIGIFFLALAIQLGGIGVMTLGTFIWMILGRKIPLSQRMLIMVDQNQISFSGLVKLMRGILSVALGIELIGAFILGTYYLNYFDTAAEAYYQGAFGALSAFTNAGFDITGQSLVPFADDYFVQLLTILLIFAGAIGFPVLMELREYFSKNNPQFRFSLFTKITTTTYFIVFLIGVVGLWLTEFQNYYSGMPWHQQLFFSMFNSATARSGGLSIMEMSDLTLASLLLLSGLMIIGASPSSVGGGIRTTTLAVMFLTIRSFAQGRSDVKVFGREVHPEDRQKAFIVLSVFAIGLFGAIILISAFEHSGQFELMAIIFEASSAFGTCGLSMGITGDLSLPSQITLMFLMLVGRVGLVAFLFSIRGKEKSTHYKFPTERIIIG